A single window of Kitasatospora sp. HUAS MG31 DNA harbors:
- a CDS encoding adenylosuccinate synthase, whose translation MALHAVVGINWGDEGKGRMIDYLAREADLVVRYQGGNNAGHTVINEFGTFKLRLVPSGIFNPDTVNVIGPGTVLDLESLDAELAELRERSVDTSGLLISERATVCFPFHRDQDAWEEDRLADRPFGSTRRGIAPVYGDRYLKKALQLGELLDREHLRRRLAPVIEWKNLGNSALYPGKPPISLDAMVDWGHGYARRLRPHIGDVSGRLHSAEQAGRHIILEAQLGALRDILHGIYPYTSSSSSLAGYAPVGGGLPGRPLSRVTGVMKAFSTCVGEGPFVTEEFGAWADELRQGSGEYGVNTGRPRRIGPFDAVASRYGALIQGAHDLALTKLDSLSGLPELRVCTAYEIDGVKTADFPLAHRLDDARPVYEYLPGWDEDLTGIRDFGDLPRAAAAYVLRIEELVGVPIRYVSVGPERDQLIDRGPRAR comes from the coding sequence ATGGCACTGCACGCCGTCGTCGGAATCAACTGGGGCGACGAGGGGAAGGGCCGGATGATCGACTACCTGGCCCGCGAGGCCGACCTGGTCGTCAGGTACCAGGGCGGCAACAACGCCGGCCACACCGTCATCAACGAGTTCGGCACGTTCAAGCTCCGCCTGGTCCCCTCCGGGATCTTCAACCCGGACACCGTCAACGTGATCGGCCCGGGCACGGTCCTCGACCTGGAGTCCCTGGACGCCGAGCTCGCCGAACTGCGGGAGCGCTCGGTGGACACCAGCGGCCTGCTGATCTCCGAGCGCGCCACCGTCTGCTTCCCCTTCCACCGGGACCAGGACGCGTGGGAGGAGGACCGCCTCGCCGACCGGCCCTTCGGCAGCACCCGGCGGGGCATCGCCCCCGTCTACGGCGACCGGTACCTCAAGAAGGCCCTGCAACTCGGCGAGCTCCTGGACCGCGAGCACCTGCGCCGCCGGCTGGCGCCCGTGATCGAGTGGAAGAACCTCGGCAACAGCGCGCTCTACCCGGGCAAGCCGCCGATCTCCCTGGACGCGATGGTCGACTGGGGCCACGGCTACGCGCGGCGGCTCCGCCCGCACATCGGCGACGTGAGCGGGCGACTGCACAGCGCCGAGCAGGCCGGGCGGCACATCATCCTCGAGGCCCAGCTCGGCGCATTGCGCGACATCCTGCACGGCATCTACCCGTACACCTCCTCCTCCAGCTCGCTGGCCGGCTACGCGCCGGTCGGCGGCGGCCTGCCCGGGCGTCCGCTGTCGCGGGTGACCGGCGTGATGAAGGCCTTCTCCACCTGTGTCGGCGAAGGCCCGTTCGTCACCGAGGAGTTCGGGGCCTGGGCGGACGAACTCCGGCAGGGCTCCGGCGAGTACGGGGTGAACACCGGGCGCCCGCGCAGGATCGGCCCCTTCGACGCCGTCGCCTCCCGCTACGGCGCCCTGATCCAGGGCGCCCACGACCTCGCGCTCACCAAGCTCGACAGCCTCAGCGGCCTGCCCGAGCTGCGGGTCTGCACCGCGTACGAGATCGACGGTGTCAAGACCGCCGACTTCCCCCTGGCCCACCGGCTCGACGACGCCCGACCGGTCTACGAGTACCTGCCGGGCTGGGACGAGGACCTCACCGGGATCCGGGACTTCGGGGACCTGCCCCGGGCCGCGGCGGCGTACGTGCTGCGGATCGAGGAGCTGGTCGGCGTGCCGATCCGCTACGTCTCCGTCGGCCCCGAGCGGGACCAGCTGATCGACCGCGGGCCGCGCGCCCGCTGA
- a CDS encoding NAD(P)-dependent malic enzyme, protein MTAQADTVLRTHPEDPALAYHRGGKLAVSSTVAVRTSEELALVYTPGVAAVCRAIAEQPERAFDYTWKSSTVAVVTDGTAVLGLGDIGPEASLPVMEGKAILFKQFGGVDAVPIALACTEVDEIVETVVRLAPSFGGINLEDISAPRCFEIERRLQERLDIPVFHDDQHGTAVVALAALRNAARVTGRELADLRAVVAGAGASGVAVTRILLGAGIGDIVVCDSKGVVHDGRTDLNPEKAALARDTNLGGVTGGIEDAMRGADVFIGLSGSSVPEKAFTGLNPGAVIFALSNPDPEILPDAARRYAAVVGTGRSDFPNQINNVLAFPGIFAGALKVRASRITEGMKLAAATALADVVADELTADRILPDSFDERVAPAVTAAVAEAARRDGVARL, encoded by the coding sequence ATGACAGCCCAGGCAGACACCGTGCTCCGCACGCACCCCGAGGACCCGGCGCTGGCGTACCACCGGGGAGGCAAGCTCGCCGTCAGCTCCACCGTCGCCGTGCGCACCAGCGAGGAACTCGCGCTGGTGTACACGCCCGGCGTGGCCGCGGTGTGCCGCGCCATCGCCGAGCAGCCCGAGCGGGCCTTCGACTACACCTGGAAGTCCTCCACGGTGGCCGTGGTCACGGACGGCACCGCGGTGCTGGGCCTGGGCGACATCGGCCCGGAGGCCTCGCTGCCCGTGATGGAGGGCAAGGCGATCCTCTTCAAGCAGTTCGGCGGCGTGGACGCGGTGCCGATCGCGCTCGCCTGCACCGAGGTCGACGAGATCGTCGAGACCGTGGTGCGGCTGGCCCCGTCGTTCGGCGGCATCAACCTGGAGGACATCTCCGCCCCGCGCTGCTTCGAGATCGAACGCCGGCTGCAGGAGCGCCTGGACATCCCGGTGTTCCACGACGACCAGCACGGCACCGCGGTGGTCGCGCTCGCGGCCCTGCGGAACGCGGCCAGGGTCACCGGCCGTGAACTCGCCGACCTGCGAGCAGTGGTGGCCGGAGCCGGCGCATCCGGCGTGGCCGTCACCCGGATCCTGCTGGGCGCGGGCATCGGCGACATCGTGGTGTGCGACAGCAAGGGTGTGGTCCACGACGGCCGGACCGACCTCAACCCGGAGAAGGCGGCCCTCGCCCGCGACACCAACCTGGGCGGCGTCACCGGAGGCATCGAGGACGCCATGCGCGGTGCGGACGTCTTCATCGGCCTGTCCGGCAGCAGCGTGCCGGAGAAGGCCTTCACCGGCCTCAATCCCGGCGCCGTCATCTTCGCGCTGTCCAACCCGGACCCGGAGATCCTCCCGGACGCCGCCCGCCGCTACGCCGCCGTCGTCGGCACCGGACGCTCGGACTTCCCCAACCAGATCAACAACGTGCTGGCCTTCCCCGGCATCTTCGCCGGCGCGCTCAAGGTCCGTGCGTCCCGGATCACGGAGGGCATGAAGCTCGCCGCGGCGACCGCACTGGCCGACGTGGTGGCCGACGAGCTGACCGCGGACCGGATCCTGCCCGACTCCTTCGACGAGCGGGTGGCACCCGCCGTCACCGCCGCCGTGGCCGAGGCCGCCCGCCGTGACGGTGTGGCCCGCCTCTGA
- a CDS encoding helix-turn-helix transcriptional regulator has protein sequence MLDQPEFGRRLRQLRQQRGMSQADLTGTGMSAAYLSRLESGARPPTERAVAYLAERLDVPAEAFDLAADCDLADALAAALSHSDSTGDAEVRDMLAHALASTAAADPTTRWQALAQLARLQGSLGEAQPERDTLTRLTVLSDELGRPALQVHARLRMARCARGLGDATAARQAVREALALGERHHVHVPAAELTRGRLLLVSAEAELGDLAEAARLGTEICEKLERTTGALAAEVYWTLATVRTRQGDFPGASALLQQAVEALDSREDLTLWLRLRLAAASLALQALPPRIEVAQSHLDTLAPLLPLVATPRHHTEFLLLQAQSAYLHGDLPRARRACSQAADAQNMLSFRDRIRLEALQSRLAVVDGDPEAPARLRELAGRAQAAGLPDLSAEVWRVLAETVVPARSPEH, from the coding sequence GTGCTGGATCAGCCTGAATTCGGACGGCGCCTGAGGCAGCTGCGCCAGCAGCGCGGAATGTCTCAGGCCGACCTCACCGGCACCGGGATGTCAGCGGCCTATCTGTCCAGACTGGAGTCGGGTGCACGACCGCCCACGGAACGGGCGGTCGCCTACCTCGCCGAACGGCTCGACGTCCCGGCCGAGGCCTTCGACCTCGCCGCCGACTGCGACCTCGCCGACGCCCTCGCCGCGGCCCTGTCCCACTCGGACAGCACGGGCGACGCCGAGGTCCGCGACATGCTGGCACACGCGCTCGCCTCCACCGCCGCCGCCGACCCCACCACGCGCTGGCAGGCCCTGGCCCAACTGGCCAGACTTCAGGGCTCCTTGGGCGAAGCACAACCGGAGCGCGACACACTGACCCGGCTCACCGTCCTGAGCGACGAGCTCGGGCGCCCGGCCCTGCAGGTCCACGCCCGGCTCCGCATGGCGCGCTGCGCCCGTGGATTGGGCGACGCCACCGCAGCCCGCCAGGCCGTACGGGAAGCCCTGGCGCTCGGCGAACGCCATCATGTGCACGTGCCCGCCGCCGAACTGACCCGCGGCCGGCTGCTCCTGGTCTCCGCCGAGGCCGAGCTCGGCGACCTCGCCGAGGCCGCCCGGCTCGGGACGGAGATCTGCGAGAAGCTCGAACGCACCACCGGCGCGCTGGCAGCCGAGGTCTACTGGACGCTCGCCACCGTCCGCACCCGCCAGGGCGACTTCCCCGGCGCCTCCGCACTGCTGCAGCAGGCCGTCGAGGCCCTGGACAGCCGCGAGGACCTCACGCTCTGGCTGCGCCTGCGGCTGGCTGCCGCGTCACTGGCACTGCAGGCGCTGCCACCGCGGATCGAGGTCGCGCAGTCGCACCTGGACACCCTCGCGCCGCTGCTCCCGCTGGTCGCCACACCACGCCACCACACCGAATTCCTGCTGCTGCAGGCCCAGTCCGCCTACCTCCACGGAGACCTGCCCCGCGCACGGCGGGCCTGCAGCCAGGCCGCGGACGCGCAGAACATGCTCTCCTTCCGTGACCGGATCCGCCTCGAAGCCCTCCAGTCCCGGCTGGCCGTGGTCGACGGCGATCCGGAGGCGCCGGCACGGCTGCGCGAACTGGCGGGCCGGGCCCAGGCCGCGGGGCTTCCCGACCTCTCCGCCGAGGTGTGGCGGGTGCTCGCCGAAACCGTCGTCCCGGCGCGGTCCCCCGAGCACTGA
- a CDS encoding TetR/AcrR family transcriptional regulator yields MKARTDGPEQPTGTTRRRPVQRRSLERYERLLDACAGLLDEVGAAGLTTKEVALRARVPIGTLYQFFSGKESLLAALAERNLDRYLDRLARRMTAEGPPAAAGFVDLAVEEFVAMKRSVPGFGHLDFGLVDAVPPGLGDERHLLDAELDNNAAVAARLRAVGGRLFEAPGFALSLRVALECADAVLKLAFRVDPEGDPALIAECKRLLRCYLSEPAAG; encoded by the coding sequence ATGAAGGCGCGCACGGACGGACCCGAACAGCCCACCGGCACGACCCGCAGGCGCCCCGTGCAACGGCGCAGTCTGGAGCGGTACGAGCGGCTGCTCGACGCCTGCGCGGGTCTGCTGGACGAGGTCGGCGCGGCCGGGCTGACCACCAAGGAGGTCGCGCTGCGCGCCCGGGTGCCGATCGGCACCCTGTACCAGTTCTTCTCCGGCAAGGAGAGCCTGCTGGCGGCGCTCGCCGAGCGGAACCTGGACCGCTACCTGGACCGGCTCGCGCGCCGGATGACGGCGGAGGGGCCGCCGGCCGCGGCCGGGTTCGTCGACCTGGCGGTGGAGGAGTTCGTCGCCATGAAGCGGTCGGTGCCGGGCTTCGGGCACCTGGACTTCGGCCTGGTGGACGCCGTCCCGCCGGGCCTGGGCGACGAGAGGCACCTGCTCGACGCCGAGCTGGACAACAACGCGGCGGTCGCCGCCCGGCTGCGCGCGGTCGGCGGCCGGCTGTTCGAGGCGCCGGGGTTCGCGCTGTCGCTGCGGGTGGCCCTGGAGTGCGCCGACGCGGTACTCAAGCTGGCCTTCCGGGTGGACCCGGAGGGCGATCCGGCGCTGATCGCCGAGTGCAAGCGGCTGCTGCGCTGCTACCTCTCCGAGCCGGCCGCGGGCTGA
- a CDS encoding DUF1918 domain-containing protein has product MQATVGDHVHIYGKHIGMVDRKGEIMEVRGTNGEPPYLVHFEDGHDGLIYPGPDTVIERQEERR; this is encoded by the coding sequence ATGCAAGCGACGGTGGGTGACCACGTCCACATCTACGGCAAGCACATCGGCATGGTGGACCGCAAGGGCGAGATCATGGAGGTCCGCGGTACCAACGGCGAGCCCCCGTACCTGGTCCATTTCGAGGACGGCCACGACGGCCTGATCTACCCCGGCCCCGACACGGTCATCGAACGCCAGGAGGAGCGGCGGTAG
- a CDS encoding DedA family protein has translation MSESLPGPLAHLAPLLDDYGYPAVGALVFLDNCGIPVPGQTILVLAAVYAGTGRLSIAGVVAVAVLAAVAGNSLGYLIGRTGGHAFVHRWGRYVRITPERMAKSEAFFARRGATVVTFARFVDGLRQTNGIIAGTSEMPWRRFAPANVAGAVLWVGVWASIGFFAGTNIDELYRTALRYQVYLLAAVAAALLAVGVRALLRRRTRRRADPAGAAPEVGRAPDGAGNAVPPGDGGAETPDGGTEPPDGGAESPDGGQRSGSTSNEDA, from the coding sequence GTGTCCGAATCCCTCCCCGGCCCCCTGGCCCACCTGGCCCCGCTGCTGGACGACTACGGTTATCCGGCGGTGGGGGCCTTGGTGTTCCTGGACAACTGCGGCATCCCCGTCCCCGGCCAGACCATCCTGGTGCTGGCCGCGGTCTACGCCGGCACCGGCCGCCTCAGCATCGCCGGGGTGGTGGCGGTGGCGGTGCTCGCGGCCGTGGCGGGCAACTCCCTCGGCTACCTGATCGGCCGCACCGGCGGCCACGCCTTCGTCCACCGCTGGGGCCGGTACGTGCGGATCACCCCGGAGCGGATGGCCAAGTCCGAGGCGTTCTTCGCCCGGCGCGGCGCCACGGTGGTGACCTTCGCCCGCTTCGTGGACGGGCTGCGGCAGACCAACGGCATCATCGCCGGCACCTCCGAGATGCCCTGGCGCCGGTTCGCCCCGGCCAACGTGGCGGGCGCGGTGCTCTGGGTGGGCGTGTGGGCCTCGATCGGCTTCTTCGCCGGCACCAACATCGACGAGCTCTACCGCACGGCCCTCCGCTACCAGGTGTACCTGCTGGCGGCGGTGGCCGCCGCCCTGCTCGCGGTGGGCGTCCGGGCCCTGCTGCGCCGCCGCACCCGACGCCGGGCTGACCCCGCCGGGGCGGCGCCGGAGGTGGGCCGGGCTCCGGACGGGGCCGGGAACGCCGTCCCGCCCGGAGACGGCGGCGCGGAGACCCCGGACGGCGGCACGGAGCCCCCGGACGGCGGTGCCGAGTCCCCGGACGGCGGTCAGCGCAGCGGCAGCACCTCGAACGAGGACGCGTAG
- a CDS encoding PIG-L deacetylase family protein has protein sequence MTSPQQTTPVPFQPLDEDWQTALAVVAHPDDMEYGAAAAVARWTAQGKRVVYVMATSGEAGIDGMDPERCRTVREREQIESAALVGVDVVEFLGHPDGVVEYGLPLRRDIARAVRRHRPEIVITTNFRDTYGGVFPNQADHIAVGRATLDGARDAGNRWVFQELVAEGYEPWNGVRQVWAAASPDARHAVDTTDHFHLGVASLKAHKAYLEGLGGEMADAHGFLETTGRAAGERLGVRYASSFEVLPLR, from the coding sequence ATGACGTCCCCCCAGCAGACCACCCCCGTCCCCTTCCAGCCGCTGGACGAGGACTGGCAGACCGCCCTCGCCGTCGTCGCCCACCCCGACGACATGGAGTACGGCGCGGCCGCCGCCGTCGCCCGCTGGACCGCCCAGGGCAAGCGGGTCGTCTACGTGATGGCCACCAGCGGCGAGGCCGGCATCGACGGCATGGACCCGGAGCGCTGCCGGACGGTCCGCGAGCGCGAGCAGATCGAGTCGGCCGCCCTGGTCGGCGTCGACGTCGTCGAGTTCCTCGGCCACCCGGACGGCGTGGTCGAGTACGGCCTGCCGCTGCGCCGCGACATCGCCCGCGCGGTGCGCCGGCACCGCCCGGAGATCGTGATCACCACCAACTTCCGCGACACCTACGGCGGGGTGTTCCCCAACCAGGCCGACCACATCGCGGTCGGCCGGGCCACCCTGGACGGCGCCCGGGACGCGGGCAACCGGTGGGTGTTCCAGGAACTCGTCGCCGAGGGCTACGAGCCGTGGAACGGGGTCCGCCAGGTCTGGGCGGCGGCCTCGCCGGACGCCCGGCACGCGGTGGACACCACCGACCACTTCCACCTGGGCGTGGCCTCGCTCAAGGCGCACAAGGCCTACCTGGAGGGCCTCGGCGGGGAGATGGCCGACGCGCACGGGTTCCTGGAGACCACCGGGCGGGCGGCGGGGGAGCGGCTCGGGGTGCGCTACGCGTCCTCGTTCGAGGTGCTGCCGCTGCGCTGA
- a CDS encoding NADPH-dependent F420 reductase, which produces MRFGIIGTGTVGRTLAAKLISLGHEVTLGSRTKDNTAANEWADRSGPYGHAGTFAEAAESGEIVINATGGTVSVQALTLAGAERLAGKVLIDVSNPLVFSPTGEVSLDPVNTDSVGERIQREFPEARVVKALNTLTAPLMVDPGRVPGEHNVFIAGEDPEAKAAVRAVLVEFGWPEAAVLDLGGIQAARGTEMLMPFWLRLMNHFGHTDFNYSIKTAE; this is translated from the coding sequence ATGCGGTTCGGAATCATCGGCACGGGGACGGTGGGCCGCACGCTCGCGGCCAAGCTGATCTCCCTGGGACACGAGGTCACCCTCGGCTCCCGGACCAAGGACAACACGGCCGCCAACGAGTGGGCCGACCGCTCCGGCCCGTACGGGCACGCCGGGACGTTCGCCGAGGCGGCGGAGTCCGGCGAGATCGTGATCAACGCGACCGGCGGGACGGTCTCGGTGCAGGCACTCACCCTGGCCGGCGCCGAGCGGCTGGCCGGCAAGGTGCTGATCGACGTCTCCAACCCGCTGGTGTTCTCTCCGACCGGCGAGGTCAGCCTCGACCCGGTGAACACCGACAGCGTGGGCGAGCGGATCCAGCGCGAGTTCCCCGAGGCCCGCGTGGTGAAGGCGCTGAACACCCTGACCGCCCCGCTGATGGTGGACCCGGGCCGCGTCCCCGGCGAGCACAACGTCTTCATCGCCGGCGAGGACCCCGAGGCGAAGGCCGCCGTCCGGGCCGTGCTGGTGGAGTTCGGCTGGCCCGAGGCCGCGGTGCTCGACCTCGGCGGGATCCAGGCCGCCCGCGGCACCGAGATGCTGATGCCGTTCTGGCTGCGCCTGATGAACCACTTCGGCCACACCGACTTCAACTACTCGATCAAGACCGCAGAGTGA
- a CDS encoding DUF3626 domain-containing protein yields the protein MDAIRDGSPQARAIGHVAARSTGPALDPALRVTLNFHPDRTDAAGRPLLDALAETGVYHSQFVTGTGNGGLTAHPGGDRWHWESRIFGGAYDEADPRERPVYGALDFRRRGVGAAPRFGSAHLRLTADALPRATFCYPDSWLEPADFGVADRMGLIALAEADDRDALDDYVEAQVHGPVALAEHVEALVLDPSHRSTAVEEAARRLPCPIEWHAGFRLTVEELRRHPEYRGPEYVTLGEAIAVDGVLDPRIVGDAVRSGVYDPQDVKKVWHHLARFGAPAPAGAALAPT from the coding sequence ATGGACGCCATACGCGACGGTTCCCCGCAGGCGCGGGCCATCGGCCACGTCGCCGCCCGCTCGACCGGCCCGGCGCTCGACCCGGCGCTCCGGGTGACGCTGAACTTCCATCCGGACCGCACCGACGCCGCCGGCCGCCCGCTCCTCGACGCGCTCGCCGAAACCGGCGTCTACCACTCGCAGTTCGTCACCGGCACCGGTAACGGCGGCCTGACCGCCCACCCCGGCGGCGACCGCTGGCACTGGGAGAGCCGGATCTTCGGCGGTGCGTACGACGAGGCGGACCCCCGGGAGCGCCCGGTGTACGGCGCGCTGGACTTCCGCCGCAGGGGCGTCGGCGCGGCCCCCCGGTTCGGCTCCGCCCACCTGCGGCTGACCGCGGACGCGCTGCCCCGGGCCACCTTCTGCTACCCGGACAGCTGGCTGGAGCCCGCCGACTTCGGGGTCGCCGACCGGATGGGCCTGATCGCCCTCGCCGAGGCCGACGACCGGGACGCGCTGGACGACTACGTCGAGGCCCAGGTGCACGGCCCCGTCGCTCTCGCCGAGCACGTGGAGGCGCTGGTCCTCGACCCGTCCCACCGCTCCACCGCGGTGGAGGAGGCGGCCCGCCGGCTGCCCTGCCCGATCGAGTGGCACGCCGGATTCCGGCTCACCGTCGAGGAGTTGAGACGCCACCCGGAGTACCGCGGACCCGAGTACGTCACCCTCGGGGAGGCGATCGCCGTGGACGGGGTACTCGACCCGCGGATCGTCGGCGACGCGGTGCGCTCCGGCGTGTACGACCCGCAGGACGTGAAGAAGGTCTGGCACCACCTCGCCCGGTTCGGTGCCCCCGCGCCGGCGGGAGCCGCCCTCGCCCCAACCTGA
- a CDS encoding VOC family protein, translating into MGLTWEQVVLDAADPVALGRWWTAALGWVVLNDAADEFEIRPAADRLPGLVFVPVPEAKERKNRLHLDFRPADQGAEVDRLLALGARRADVGQGEVSWVVLADPEGNEFCVLSSRPGQG; encoded by the coding sequence ATGGGACTCACGTGGGAGCAGGTCGTCCTCGACGCGGCCGACCCGGTGGCGCTGGGGCGCTGGTGGACGGCGGCGCTCGGCTGGGTCGTGCTGAACGACGCGGCGGACGAGTTCGAGATCAGGCCCGCCGCCGACCGGCTGCCCGGCCTGGTGTTCGTCCCGGTGCCGGAGGCGAAGGAGCGCAAGAACCGCCTGCACCTGGACTTCCGTCCGGCCGACCAGGGCGCCGAGGTGGACCGGCTGCTCGCCTTGGGCGCCCGCCGCGCCGACGTCGGCCAGGGCGAGGTGTCCTGGGTGGTGCTGGCCGACCCGGAGGGCAACGAGTTCTGCGTGCTGTCCTCCCGCCCCGGCCAGGGGTAA
- a CDS encoding SUMF1/EgtB/PvdO family nonheme iron enzyme translates to MDAGELTLAEWRAWSDEERRALVAGLAGRLGADSWAVETSGGPEGGATARLVLRGRTFALVPGGEARLGVDPAAFTPTPEQAESYAGSCRDFGFPEDLRAHLAEALSQPRTVRIPALLVGVEPEEVEADWEELPEAVAALGWRLPTPDEWEYACGAGGGTLFRWGAEHPPAADPFSAATGPHREPNAFGLRIARDPYQPEATSEPGVLCGGDGGEATCGGYGAFLAWLPLAPAYRDRGLAEMLESGDYPDAPLVRPVIDL, encoded by the coding sequence ATGGACGCGGGAGAGCTGACGCTGGCCGAGTGGCGGGCGTGGTCGGACGAGGAGCGCCGGGCGCTGGTGGCGGGCCTGGCCGGGCGGCTGGGGGCGGACAGCTGGGCGGTGGAGACCTCCGGCGGCCCGGAGGGCGGGGCGACCGCGCGGCTGGTGCTGCGGGGCCGCACGTTCGCGCTGGTCCCGGGCGGCGAGGCGCGGCTCGGCGTCGACCCGGCCGCGTTCACCCCGACGCCGGAGCAGGCGGAGTCGTACGCCGGGAGCTGCCGCGACTTCGGCTTCCCGGAGGACCTGCGCGCGCACCTGGCCGAGGCCCTCAGCCAGCCCCGTACGGTCCGGATCCCGGCGCTGCTGGTCGGCGTGGAGCCCGAGGAGGTGGAGGCCGACTGGGAGGAACTGCCCGAGGCGGTCGCCGCGCTCGGCTGGCGGCTGCCGACGCCCGACGAGTGGGAGTACGCCTGCGGCGCCGGCGGCGGCACCCTGTTCCGGTGGGGAGCCGAACACCCGCCGGCCGCCGACCCGTTCAGCGCCGCCACCGGCCCCCACCGGGAGCCGAACGCCTTCGGGCTGCGGATCGCCCGGGACCCGTACCAGCCGGAGGCCACCTCCGAGCCGGGCGTGCTGTGCGGCGGGGACGGCGGCGAGGCGACCTGCGGCGGCTACGGCGCGTTCCTGGCCTGGCTTCCGCTGGCGCCGGCGTACCGTGACCGCGGGCTGGCCGAGATGCTGGAGTCCGGCGACTACCCGGACGCCCCGCTGGTGCGGCCGGTGATCGATCTCTGA
- a CDS encoding aldo/keto reductase: MEQRVLGRTGRPVSVVGLGTWQLGADWGEVREEDALAVLDASVEAGVTLFDTADVYGDGRSEQLIGRYLGGRPDAEVFVATKFGRRAEQRPEHYNLANFRAWADRSRRNLGTDRLDLVQLHCPPTPVYSSDEVFDALDTLVAEERIAAYGVSVETCAEALTAIARPGVASVQIILNAFRLKPLEQVLPAAERAGVGILARVPLASGLLSGRYTKATEFPAEDHRTYNRQGEAFDQGETFSGVDFATGVEAAEEFAGLAPDGVTPAATALRWIIQQPGVSTVIPGARNPSQARANASAAALPPLPATTLAAVRDLYDRRVRAQVHHRW, encoded by the coding sequence ATGGAACAGCGCGTACTCGGCCGGACCGGCCGCCCGGTGTCCGTGGTCGGACTCGGCACCTGGCAGCTTGGCGCGGACTGGGGCGAGGTCCGCGAGGAGGACGCCCTGGCCGTGCTGGACGCCTCCGTGGAGGCCGGCGTCACCCTGTTCGACACGGCCGACGTGTACGGAGACGGCCGCAGCGAGCAGTTGATCGGCCGCTACCTGGGCGGCCGCCCGGACGCGGAGGTCTTCGTCGCCACCAAGTTCGGCCGCCGGGCCGAGCAGCGGCCCGAGCACTACAACCTCGCCAACTTCCGCGCGTGGGCCGACCGTTCGCGAAGAAACCTGGGCACCGACCGGCTCGACCTGGTGCAACTGCACTGCCCGCCCACCCCGGTGTACTCCAGCGACGAGGTGTTCGACGCCCTGGACACCCTGGTCGCCGAGGAGCGCATCGCCGCGTACGGGGTCAGCGTGGAGACCTGCGCGGAGGCGCTCACCGCGATCGCCCGGCCGGGGGTGGCGAGCGTGCAGATCATCCTCAACGCCTTCCGGCTGAAGCCGCTGGAGCAGGTGCTGCCCGCCGCCGAGCGGGCCGGCGTCGGCATCCTCGCCCGCGTCCCGCTCGCCTCCGGGCTGCTCAGCGGGCGGTACACCAAGGCGACCGAGTTCCCGGCCGAGGACCACCGCACCTACAACCGCCAGGGCGAGGCCTTCGACCAGGGCGAGACCTTCTCCGGCGTGGACTTCGCCACCGGTGTGGAGGCCGCCGAGGAGTTCGCCGGACTCGCCCCCGACGGCGTGACCCCGGCGGCGACGGCGCTGCGCTGGATCATCCAGCAGCCCGGCGTCAGCACGGTGATCCCCGGCGCCCGGAACCCCTCCCAGGCCCGGGCCAACGCCTCCGCCGCCGCGCTCCCGCCCCTGCCGGCGACCACCCTGGCGGCCGTCCGCGACCTGTACGACCGGCGGGTACGCGCCCAGGTGCACCACCGCTGGTGA
- a CDS encoding DNA-binding protein: MPGTLFLDGEGLSKLYLKDRTVAALVQAAAEEGVRVATTAMTTLEADYERIHPARINWALSRIDVHDVTRDVAGQAAVLLRTHRLHGHKYALDAVLAAIARTAPPPVTVLTSDVDDLTLLCGPAIQVIKV; the protein is encoded by the coding sequence ATGCCCGGCACCCTGTTCCTCGACGGCGAGGGCCTCTCCAAGCTCTATCTCAAGGACCGAACCGTCGCCGCCCTGGTCCAGGCCGCCGCCGAGGAAGGCGTGCGGGTGGCCACCACCGCCATGACCACGCTCGAAGCGGACTACGAGCGCATCCATCCCGCCCGGATCAACTGGGCCCTCTCCCGCATCGATGTCCACGACGTCACCAGGGACGTCGCCGGCCAAGCCGCCGTCCTGCTCCGCACGCACCGCCTCCACGGTCACAAGTACGCCCTCGATGCCGTTCTTGCCGCCATCGCCCGCACGGCGCCACCGCCGGTCACCGTCCTCACCTCCGACGTGGACGATCTGACCCTGCTCTGCGGGCCCGCCATCCAAGTGATCAAGGTCTGA